In Runella sp. SP2, the genomic window GAGCAAATCAAGGAGTACGAAAACCGATTTAAGGAATACAAAGCACGTAAAGACAAGAAAAAATAACTCGACTCCCCCTTTTAGAAGGGCCAAACTATTTCTTCCCAAAACTTTTGAAACTTTTGGGAAGAAATAGTGAAATTATAATAGTATGTTTGTTGTTAGAAAGTCTATCAGCATACCAAATTTTCTGTTTTTGTTCGCTTCCCTTTAGTTGTACAATCACACAAGGCAATTAATCTACGCCGTCAAACCGCATTCTTTAATTCTTTGGTATCTCTGCTACACAATTTAATTCAAAGAAATACCATCATTAAACCAAGTACCAAATGAGCGGATCAAAAACAACATTTACCAAGAAAGAGCGCGAACAAAAAAAAATAAAGAAACGTAAAGGAAAAGAAGAACGAAAAGAAGAACGGTTGGCCTCGTCTAGCAAAGGAAAAGGACTAGAAGACATGATGGCCTACGTGGACGAAAATGGCAACTTATCGAGCGTGCCACCTTCACTTGTTAAAAAACAACCTGAAAAGCCCCGCGAGTATTCGCCCGAGATTCAAAATGCCGAGGAAGATGCTTCGGAGCGCATTGGTAGTGTTCATTTTTTCAACGAGCAAAAAGGGTACGGTTTTATTAAAGACGCGAAGACCAACGAAAGTATTTTCGTACATATCAACGAATTGAAAGAGCCTGTTAAAGAGAAAGACAAAGTATCTTTCCAAATAAAAATGCGCCCCAAAGGCCCCGTGGCAGTTGAGGTCAAGAAAATAGGGTAATTTTGTCCTGATTCACCTTCCCGAAAGTTTAAAACTTTCGGGAAGGTCGTAAAATCATTTCTTCATTAGCCAAATTTCGGTCACTTGCGGGCCTTGGCCACCTTCGCCACACGTCCAAATAAACGTTACTTTCCCGTCGGCAGTGGATTTCTGGGGAACATCAAACTCAAAAAGAGGCTCTTCACCCGTTTGAAAAAAATCATGAATCACTGCCCCATCATCCGTCGTTAGTTTCATTCGTGACCGAAAACGCCCCGTGTAAGAAATCCGCATTCGGTAGGTTGCCTTGGGGTCTAGCTCGTTGTAAGCAATCTTTAACGGCTCCTCGTACAAGGTTTTTACCTGCTTCATCCACGCTCTTGGCGTTACTTGTCCTTTAAAACCTGTTGCCCTGATTTCGTCCACCCACTCTTCCCCTACAATTCCAACGCCAAAACTTACCCTCGGCGACTGCAAACTACCTGGATCTTTCTCCCACGAAACGTCCGAAACTACCCGATGCCAGCTTTCAGGCGAGCCAAAGTGGTCGTAAAAACCTCCCGCGCCTGGGTCAGTGCGGTGGAGCAATTGGTAGATTTTCTGTTGACGTTCGGCTTCATTGTTCAGTTTTTCGATATTACCCAACTCGTCCAACAACCAGGGCGAATCGTTGAGGGGTAGGTCGATATTGTCCACAAAATTTCCACGTCCCGACACCGCCCCGTGGCGTTCAACCGTCAGCTGTGCGCCAATACTTTTGAAAAGAGAATCGGCCAAATCAATACATTTTTGACGGTATTCGGGCAAAACTGGGGCTTTCCAAGCACGCTCCAGGGTCGTTTTGGCTTGTTGAATCGCCATCAGAGAATTTCCTTTGACCGCCCCTCGTAGTGCATCTTTTGCTTGTTGTTCCAATTCGTTTTCGTACAACAACCGACGGCGCGTGTAAGCATCATAATACGCCCGAATCAGCCCCATTTGAAAACGAGGATTTTGCAAAACTGCCAACGATGCCTTCTGCTCCATGGCTTGCCATTGCATCAGGGTTCTTTCCACCGACTCGTTGGTCAATAACGGCCCACGAAACGTATTTTCGAGTGAAATAAGCCCCTGTGCTACTGTTTCTTGGTAATCCATTCCGACAAACAAACGCGCATAATCGCGAAGCGTCTCAATGACGGGCGTTTCGGGATTCCAATCTTGGTCGCTCCACACAAATTTATTCACGTCGTCGTTGGTACCTTCTGAGTAGCTGATGCTCCCAACGCCGTATTCGTCCAAGGCATTGTGAATTGTTTTTTCGTCGTGCGGGCGAGGGTTAATACTTTCACGACCAAGGGTTTGCGCAAAAACCAAATCCCAATGAGGAACGGGGTATTGAGAACTGTAATTGTGGGTAATATCGGGGTAATGTCGAATCGGAATCGACGCTTTGGTAATGCGACGAATTTCTTGCACGGGCATTTTTACCCACGGCCCAAACACCACTCCGCCAAACCACGGATACACTCGATTAACCTGAGCAAAAAACGAATCGAACCACTTTTTACTAGGTTTGAATACCTGCGGCGACACCCATATTTTGGCTTTGGGATGGTATTTTTTCAAAACCACCGACATTTTTTGAAGCCACGCAAACATAATATCGGGTTCTAAATCGCCTGGGTCGCCCCCTGGCACAAAGACGTGATCGAGCTTTGGAATGGCCGAAAACACTTTATGACGCTCGTCAAGTTCGCTTTGAATGGAATCGGGATGGGTATAGTTTGACCCCATGTTGGGGTACCACATCCAAACGTCCAGTCCATACTCTTTACAAATCCGCGATTGCTCCCGAATCATATCCATGGCAGGCAGTTTCATGTGCCCACTTTTCACGTCATCATCGGTGCGAGGCGGAACAAGTTCGATGCTATTGGCTCCAAAAAGGGCAAGCTCACGAATGTATTGGTCAAATTGTGCCACCGAAAAGGCGTCATAGGCATTGGTTTTAGGTCGGTAGCCCAGCTGATGTCCCCTCACGGGATAGCGCGGACTCGTGGCTAGTTGTACCTCCTCGTCGATGGTTATTTTTTGGGGGTACATGGCTAATTTTCGGAGCAAACGCCCGACTCCGTACAAAACACCGCGCGCATCTTTACCCACTATCAACACAGCTTGCGATGCGGGAATCACCACCAATTTAAACCCTTCGGCTGAGAGAGTGGGCAGTTTTAGTACCTCCTTTTGCCATGATACTGGCAAGTTTTTTACCTCTTTTTCCAGTGCAATCACCACCAGCGGCGTAGCAGTGGTTGGTAGTTTATCCGTTACTTCCCACGTTACTTGGGTTCGTTTTTGTACCTCTTCTTGAAGTACTTCAACGCTTCGGCGCAGTACTTGTTTGTCCGAAATAGAAGTATAGATGCGCGCATTCGTGAGGTCAATGGGTTTTGCCAAACCCATAAACGCCGTCAAAAAAGCTATCAATAATAGTGTCAATCTTGTCATAAAAAAGAGCTTTTACCCGTCAAAATTTTAACACTTTGGGGCGAATTTCAGGCACATCGTAGTCTTTATTGTCCTGCGGGAATCCTACTTCTTTGGGCGAAGGGCCGACCCACTGCGACTTCTTCCCTGACATAGTAATTTTGCCTTTTTTAGAAATTTCAATCACTGTAAACAGCGGGTCGCGGTAAGGAGCAGTGTATTTTATCCATTTGAAATTTTTATCGACTTCCTCGCTGTAACGAACGCGACCGTACTCTTCCCCAAGCCATTTGTAAGACATAGAGTTGATGCAAACGTACCAGATTCCGTTGATGTTATCGGCGCGGTCGTAGTGAATGTGGCCGTAGAAATTGGCAATCACTTTGTTCTTTTTCGCCTTTGCATTGTGGTTTTCAAGAATTTGTCGAATTTCTTCGGCATTGTCAACCCCGTCTTTTCCCAAACCTTGATGCGAGAAAATCACAATCGGGCCTTTGGCTTTGGCGAGTTCGTCGCGTAGCCACGCTATTTGCGGCGGGTTCAAGTGCTCTTGGTAGCCTTTCACGTCAGGCGATTTTTTGTCGTTGCCGTCTAGGACGATAAAATTGAATCCTTTTTGCTCAAACGAATAATACGACGAAGTCATTTTTCGGTACTCCAACGCCTGTTTCAGCGAAAATCCACCGTCCATTTCGTGGTTACCAATGACGTGGTATTTTGGTCCTGCGAAACTATTCCAAATCTCAAAACCGTAGGCATACTTGGGCGCGGGGGTTCCGAAATCGCCCAAGTCAACGACAAAATCGGGTTTGGCCGTTTTCATACTGTCCACAAAGGCCGTCAAGCGTTCTTTGGCATCGTGCATCGTCGGAACGTGTACGTCCGAAAGCGCACCGAACTTTACTTTTTGCGCCTCTGCTGGGGCTTGGAATCCCCACAATGCAAGGCAGAGACAAATGAGTTGTTTTCGCATATTTTCACAGAGGTCAGAGGGTAGTCAGACCGTTTATGTTTAAAATTTGTTATTTGGGTCTGACTATCGTCTGACCCAAATAGGCTTGATGTTATACGCAGGTCAGACGACAGTCAGACCGTTTGCTAGTTTGCTATCACCTGATTTGGGGTCTGACTATCGTCTGACCCAAATAGGCTTGATGTTATACGCAGGTCAGACGACAGTCAGACCGTTTGCTAGTTTGCTATCAAATGCTTTAGGTCTGACTACCGTCTGACCCTGTTACAATTTGATAAAAATCTTTTTTCGATACAGCCAGTACGCAGGGATGAAGTTGATGGCGACAAAAAACAACGCGTATAGCCAACTAGCAAGGTTCGGGCTCATTCCCATGCCCACCAAGGTATCGACCGCGTGTTCATTCGGCGTTTTTTCACCGAGTTTGGTCCCGTAAAAAAACAAGGCCAAGATGTCACCAAGCACATATACCGAAATGGCATTAGCTCCAAAGATGATTCCCACTTGCGTTCCTTTGGTTTTTCCCAAAAAATCGACCGCGAAATACAACGCTCCCAGCAGCAAACTCGCAAATCCAGAAGTCACCAACACAAACGAGCTGGTCCATAGGTTTTCGTTGACAGGAAATCCCAGTCCCCAAAAATACCCTAGCAACGACGAAATTACTCCCGCCGTCATCAGGTAATTGACCTTCAAATTGGGACTTAAATCAGTGATTAGCAAGCGTCCCGCCAACATCCCCGTGATACCCGAAGCGATTGAAGGCAACGTACTCAAAATGCTTTCAGGGTCCCACGTGCCTTGCCACATTTTTCCTGGCAAAAACTTTGAGTCAAACCATGCCACAATGTTGACGCCCGGTTCGAGCATCACTTTGCCTACACCTGGGGTAGGAATGAGCGTTAAGGCCAACCAATAACCTACCAAAATACTAGCAGTTATCCACGCCTGCTGTCGCCAATTGGTATTTAAAAACAACATGGCACATCCCAAAAACACAAACGCAATGCGGTGAAGGGTTCCCGTCCAACGGGCTTCGGCAAGATTAAAGTCAGGCATCAGGTTCAAAAACATCCCTACTGCGTAGATTTTTAGCGACCGAATCACGATTTTCTTGTACAACTCTTTTTTGTCGCCGTCCTTCTTTTTTGAGTAGGCCAAAACAATCGACACCCCAATGACGTACAGAAAAATAGGCGCTACCAAGTCGGTAAACGAAAGCCCATTCCAAACGGTGTGGCGAAGCGTAAAAAAGACGTGGTCGCTACTACCTGGGAAGTTGACCATAATCATGGCGGCCACCGTAAACCCACGAAGCGCGTCGAGCGAAATAAGACGGGAGCTTGAAAGAGACATC contains:
- a CDS encoding cold-shock protein — protein: MSGSKTTFTKKEREQKKIKKRKGKEERKEERLASSSKGKGLEDMMAYVDENGNLSSVPPSLVKKQPEKPREYSPEIQNAEEDASERIGSVHFFNEQKGYGFIKDAKTNESIFVHINELKEPVKEKDKVSFQIKMRPKGPVAVEVKKIG
- a CDS encoding metallophosphoesterase codes for the protein MRKQLICLCLALWGFQAPAEAQKVKFGALSDVHVPTMHDAKERLTAFVDSMKTAKPDFVVDLGDFGTPAPKYAYGFEIWNSFAGPKYHVIGNHEMDGGFSLKQALEYRKMTSSYYSFEQKGFNFIVLDGNDKKSPDVKGYQEHLNPPQIAWLRDELAKAKGPIVIFSHQGLGKDGVDNAEEIRQILENHNAKAKKNKVIANFYGHIHYDRADNINGIWYVCINSMSYKWLGEEYGRVRYSEEVDKNFKWIKYTAPYRDPLFTVIEISKKGKITMSGKKSQWVGPSPKEVGFPQDNKDYDVPEIRPKVLKF
- a CDS encoding acyltransferase family protein — its product is MSLSSSRLISLDALRGFTVAAMIMVNFPGSSDHVFFTLRHTVWNGLSFTDLVAPIFLYVIGVSIVLAYSKKKDGDKKELYKKIVIRSLKIYAVGMFLNLMPDFNLAEARWTGTLHRIAFVFLGCAMLFLNTNWRQQAWITASILVGYWLALTLIPTPGVGKVMLEPGVNIVAWFDSKFLPGKMWQGTWDPESILSTLPSIASGITGMLAGRLLITDLSPNLKVNYLMTAGVISSLLGYFWGLGFPVNENLWTSSFVLVTSGFASLLLGALYFAVDFLGKTKGTQVGIIFGANAISVYVLGDILALFFYGTKLGEKTPNEHAVDTLVGMGMSPNLASWLYALFFVAINFIPAYWLYRKKIFIKL